From the Entelurus aequoreus isolate RoL-2023_Sb linkage group LG13, RoL_Eaeq_v1.1, whole genome shotgun sequence genome, the window AAACAATATGGTTTAAAGTATACCAGACACACAATTAATACTACATAAATCGGAGCCAAGTTATCAGATATAAGGTAAGGACCTCACCTGGCCGGCTTTTTCCATGTTGATGAGCAACCTGGGGCAGGTTTTGGAAACCCTGaatagaaaaaaacaacagaGGAAGGGAGAATGAGAAAAGATACAAACTATTCAGCAAAAGTTTAAATGATTCACAGTACCTGTTGACCAGACTTGCAAAAGGTTGCACCTGCAGAGACGTGCCCATAATGATGAGAAGATCACAGCGGGGGAAGTCCTGCATGTGCCAAGAGAAAATAAACAGATAACTTGCAACGCATCCTTTGCAAATGCAGCCTTCATGTCAGCTCACCGTCTTCATCGAGGTAAAGAACCGCACAGGCAAGCTCTCTCCAAAGAAGATGATATCTTGGAAAAGGAGGACGCACAGAGGATGACTGACATGTTTTTGGTCAAAAGTAAGGTAGATTGATGAAGGGACAGTAGAAAAATTAAATCGGGGGGGAAACTGACCTGGTTTAACCAGACTGTTGCATTTCTCACATTTTGGAATGTCATCCGAAAAGATTTGTTCTACGAAGAGAAGGAAGTTTTAGTCCCAAAACTGAAAGTGGAAATAACCTAAATAAACACCTTTCATCCAGTCCAGGTCGTACTCTTTGCGGCAGGTGAATTTGACGCAGTGGGACTTGTGAAACGTTCCGTGAGCTTCAATCAGATCGCCACCCTTAAGCCCGGCCACGCGCTCCAGTGTGTCGATATTCTAAATGGTCACAAACAAGTCAATATTAGTACGGAAACTGGTGGACGTATGAAAAAGAGACCCGATTTTTTTTCTCCTTGCCTGCGTGTAGCAGCGTTTGAGAAGACCCTTGTCTTTCAGCAGCTTCATGAAGTAGTGACAGACGGTCGGCTGTAGCAAAAGAAAGAGGAAACACAGCTGAAGTAAATCCATTGCTGAGGTTATAATTCAAggcatgtacagtatgttatcATGGCTGACTTGGTTTTACCCTGAATTCTCCAGGGAAAAGCTCCTTGGCCAAGGCAAAGAAGGGCTCTGGATGTTTCTAGGATAAAAAAAAGGGGTCCAAAGTGTATAAGTTACCTTTTCACTgtcatttgatttattttgtgaGCAATCATGATAGGCATACTACAGTGTTATAGTCTATGATTTTAGGTCAGTTGcatttgcttttaacaaaaaaaaacatcaaccaACCTTAAAGTAATCTAACTGGAAGATGGCCTCTGGGTATGGAAGGTTATATTTCTGCAGGTTTGCATACAGGCCAGTACCGGGTGAGCGAAAATCGGGAATCCCAGCCGCTGTGCACATTTTGAGTTATTGAAGTGAAGCCTTGTTTAAACACAACTATCTCTTCCCTTTAAATACTCACATGTAGATATGCCTGCACCAGCCAAGCAGATGATATTTTTACCTGTAAAGAAGCACATTGTAgtcaactttacaccacaaaagTTGATGACAAAGTGAAACAGCACGGACGGAGACTCACATTTGCCACTTAGAATGTATTGCGCCACTCCTTCCAAAGTCAAATCATCCAAAACCTTTTCTGTTGAGCCAAGGCCCAAAGAGCGAGAAAACAAATTCCGCAGGAAGTCCACTGGCAGGATGACAGGGACAAGAGCAAAAAAATTAACTCCACTTTTAATGGTGGCTTATGATTGTTGCACAATAGTATATAAATTAATAGTTTAATCAACACTACTAATCACTTTATTGACTAATGAAAACCCAATGCTGCATCTCAAGGGGTTTTCCATTAataaatacaaaccccatttccatatagaatagaacatacttgccaaccttgagacctccaatatcgggaggtggggggtaggggggaggggggaggggttgggggcgtggttatttaccgctagaattcaccaactcgagtatttcatacatatttcatatatatatatatatatatatacacatatatatacagttttctgtatatatatatatatatatatatatatatatatatatatatatatacagtttagtcagccacccattgattgtcaatgggtggctgactaaatacttttttgccccactgtatatatatatatatatatatatacatatatatatatatatacatatatacatatatatatatatatacatatatatatatatacatatatatatatacatatatatatatatatatatatatatacatatatacatatatatatatatatatatatatatacatatatacatatatatatacatatatatatacatatatacatacatatatatatacatatatatatacatatatatatacatatatacatacatatatatatatatatatatatatatatatatatatatatatatatatatatatatatatatatatatatatatacatatatatgtatgaaatacttgactttcagtgaattctagctatatatatatatttattttatttacataaaagaaatacttgaattatctatccattagatggcagtattgtcctgtttaacttctctgttcatgactgagaaatcatttcggccaccgtgttcaatggagaagtctgttctacatatttacaggcaacatacaccttccccttcgaactgtcctggatgaactgaaattcttgtttccattcgtttcggaacttgcaagcgtatttatattgaggtaaagcggacgtgagaataggctgtccccactcagtctcaggtccgcattgagctggagggggcgtggcctccagctccggctgaataccgggagtttgtcgggagaaaatctctgccgggaggttgtcgggagaggcgctgaataacgggattctcccgctaaaaacgggagggttggcaagtatggaatagaatagaatagaaagtactttattgatccctatgagttggggaattgtgttagatgtaaatataaacggaatacaatgatttgcaaatcattttcaaccaatattcagttgaatatgctacaaagacaacatatttgatgttcaaactgataaacattttttttttgcaaataatcaataactttagaatttgatgccagcaacacgtgacaaagaagttgggaaaggtggcaataaatactgataaagttgaggaatgctcatcaaacacttatttggaacatcccacaggtgaacaggcaaattgggaacaggtgggtgccattattgggtataaaagtagattccatgaaatgctcagtcattcacaagcaaggatggggcgagggtcaccacttcgtcaacaaatgcgtgagcaaattgttgaacagtttaagaacaacgtttctcaaccagctattgcaaggaatttagggatttcaccatctacggtccgtaatatcatcaaagggttcagagaatctggagaaatcactgcacgtaagcagctaagcccgtgaccttcgatccctcaggctgtactgcatcaataagcgacatcggtgcgtaaaggatatcaccacatgggctcaggaacacttcagaaacccactgtcagtaactacagttggtcggtacatctgtaagtgcaagttaaaactctcctatgcaaggcgaaaaccgtttatcaacaacacccagaaacgccgtcggcttcgctgggcctgagctcatctaagatggactgatacgaagtggaaaagtgttctgtggtgtgacgagtccacatttcaaattgtttttggaaactgtggacgttgtgtcctccggaccaaagaggaaaagaaccatccggattgttataggcgcaaagtgtaaaagccagcatcagtgatggtatgggggtgtattagtgcccaagacatgggtaacttacacatctgtgaaggcgtcattaatgctgaaaggtacatacaggttttggagcaacatatgttgccatcaaagcaacgttatcatggacgcccctgcttatttcagcaagacaatgccaagccacgtgttacatcaacgtggcttcatagtaaaagagtgcgggtactagactggcctgcctgtagtccagacctgtctcccattgaaaatgtgtggcgcattatgaagcctaaattaccacaacggagacccccgaactgttgaacaacttaagctgtacatcaagcaagaatgggaaagaattccacctgagaagcttaaaaaatgtgtctcctcagttcccaaacgtttactgagtgttgttaaaaggaaaggccatgtaacacagtggtgcacatgccctttctcaactactttggcacgtgttgcagccatgaaattctaagttaattattatttgcaaaaaaaaaaaaaagtttatgagtttgaacatcaaatatcttgtcttagtaGCGCATTCaatttgaatatgggttgaaaatgatttgcaaatcattgtattccgtttatatttacatccaacacaatttcccaactcatatatcaAATTTAATGTAAGAAACAACTTAGGTCACGGTGATAACTACAGTGATGACCAATAAATAAAGATATTATGATTTACTCTCTGAGTTTCCAACTGCTTCCTCTTCACTGCTGTCGTCGGATTGCTCCTAGCAGACAAACAAGTGAAACGACGTCATTGTACTAATTAGGTCATGTTTCACTATATGTGCTACAATGTCTACTCGTGATAGCATGCTGGATATGCAAGTATCCATTATTTTTACCTCTGGTTCAGATGTAgtgtcttcttcttcctttttattAGGAGGTCCTAAAAACGTAAAACAATTCACAATGAACAGTTTTGGGAATCAATTGTTGGCGTTTATGCTAGCTACGGCCAGCTAAACAAGAGCGAAGAAATGACGTCATCCGAATAATGTGACATTTATCCTACCTGATGCATCAGACATTTATTCACCTTTTGGACCCTTTCCTAGTTCTAGGGCCCGCTTAATCTTGCTGTTTTCACACAGTTATGACTGATATTCACTCGCGATTAGCCACCAGCCAGTTAGCCTATGTTATTGTCCGCCTCAAAATAGGATCCGGGTTTCAAGTGACGTTAAGCGCGTATTTGGTTCCCCTCATAACAAACACATTCTGTGTTtcctcaaagaaaaaaaaaatatattgcctctttttttttttttttaaatacgtttttaaaCCTTCAAGTACTAGTACGATTGACGCTGGGActtacacatgttttattatgcgACTTGAACAATTTACGAATACACAAGTACTAtaatatcaatcaaagtttatttatatagctctagaTCACGagtatgtctcaaagggctgcacatccacaacgacatcctcggctcagatcccacatcagggcaaggaaaaactcaacccaatgggctacaatgagaaaccttggaggggacggcagatgtgccccccctctccataaaggagaggggggcaaagcagaaaagagacggcagatcaactagtctaaaaggggggtctatttaaaggctagagtatacaaattagttttaagatgggacttaaataatAAAGACAACGTAACAATTATAACAACAAAATAGCACATAATTACCTTTAATAACATATGAATTGTACAcaaataattaaacaaaagcaaaaaactaCTATAAGCTCTCATTCAAATCCTTAAGCCCCCAAGTCCTGCTGTGTCCAAGGACTTATTCtaagagtttgtaaacaatatcaaattataaaaacataaccatatataaaaaacaacacaaaaaaagacacaaataattgtgGAAATACCGATCGAACTTGCCCATCGCTTGTTTCTTTTTTCGTAATTACAGTTATTCCTCGTCTGTCGCTGTTGAGTGGTTCTGGGCCTGACCGCGGTGAATTCATTTCTGCAAAGTTTGTGCtgcttttaaaataaatattttcatagctagggcataaaaactaaatatatatagtttttaacACCAAGAGCCCTATAGACCCCACATAGTGacttttacacttgtttaatcTAACGCAGCAAtgaaccaatcagtggccacaatattgACCAGCATGTTCTAATTGGTGTGATGGATTGTTCTCATGTAGTGGCCAACACTActgtagtccatccatccatccatccattttactactaaagggccaatttagtgttgccaatcaacctatccccaggtgcatgtctttggaggtgggaggaagccggagtacccgaagggaacccacgcagtcacggggagaacatgcaaatccacacagaaagacccagagcccggggatcgaacaaaggacctttgtattgtgaggtacatgcactaacccctgttacacCATGCTgtcactactgtagtattgatatttattttcatttttctaTTGATAGGCTTAAATATTGTTTATTTCAGgccaaaaatatgatttaaaaattcTGTGAATGAGTGAAGCTGCAGATTTTGAAGCGCGATATGGCGTGggacagaggtgtggactcgagtcacatgacttggactcgagtcatgaatttgatgactttagactcgacttgacaacatgtaaagagacttgcaactcgacttagactttaacatcaatgacttgtgacttcacttggacttgagccttttgacttgacatgacttgctactttccccaaaacctaaagcttaaaaagttatttgggagcgctccgtagctttcattttgtacgtgtctgtctatcagcgtgtgtgctgcgtgtcagcgtgtgtgctctcagtacaacagccaatcaaattagatctacattgttttcatcccacagcattcatccaatcaaattgcaggacaaccaatgaacaagagttgtcaaacaacgcgccagtgagaaagatttataccaaagttggttttgctcgggtataaaaactacgacttggtcaacaaaaaacgaattgccgtatgcaaatcacgcagttcgaatattacagacggagacgcaacaacttccatctttgttcgacatttgaagttgcacaaataagggtaagttttgaatgtaagctaacgtttattggctaagtaacgtgacttttatttgctgtgtagttaaatcagtgaggctgcaaactcactgctaacgttataaccatagacatcttataagtagacgcagcatggagcgctactgcctacaggcgcagacgagacgcggggccgccatcttggagtggtgatccgctccactcagtgcaatttggcaggagcatggaactgtcagcgcatttaattcattttacctcaccgaataccactcattttcacgcgcttttttgtcatacgtgtagctatgataacggaaacatgttttattattcatggtttgcttaacagtaataaaatattcttatatgctataagtgaccagacgtccgagatcaaaactgggaatataaacccagagaagAGGGAGAAaaagggtcagctatttttaagttgaagaaacaatatgattaggttatatatacatgcgtatatcctacataaacaatgtatgaatacattagatatctatatatcttatagactgtatctctgttgctgcagcaacagagagtttattctgtcttgacactttgtattgatattttgtattacattcttcccttaaatgatcatgtttacagtgattgttatatatgtattttttatgtatgtcgctttggttaaaagcgtctgccaaatacttaaacatatataaacacctgaaagtctttataccagctaaaaccaccaatctgtttcactggattcagaataaaaccaaatgctgccttacccaacaatgttagtatttgaatattgttacttgaagacttattcctggttacaattgtactgttaagaaagtattgtcatatatatatatatatatatatatatatatatatatatatatatatatatatatatatatatatatatatatatatatatatatatatatatatatatatatatatatatatatatatatatatatatatatatatatataaagggacggcgtggcgaagttggtagagtggctgtgccagcaatcggagtgttgctggttactggggttcaattcccaccttctaccttcctagtcacgtccgttgtgtccttgggcaagacacttcaccctttgcctctgatggctgctggttagcgccttgcatggcagctcccgccatcagtgtgtgaatgtgtgtgtgaatgtggaaatactgtcaaagcgctttgagtaccttgaaggtagaaaagcgctatacaaatataacccatttatattttgcctaaaatgagaatgcatcataatcagtggcggctggtgaattttgttttaggtggggctgaaagtttgtaaaccaaacccctgtagaagatttctttgtgattttcacatacaaatattgaagatctttgctccttctcaactctgtggtaatgttattttcataaaatacaaccaatagtacattaatgttaaatcttacttgtgaaaagtaatcccccgattcctattttcaacagtccgctcatttgagcaggaaaacgctgaacaccagcccggcatctttgttttctacctgtcaactgtcagtttaggctgctcgccggctcctcatcaccacttcaagatgcaaattgctcgcgtcacagcaaccaatgctgcgtctacttataagatgtctatggttataacgtcattgcaaacacggcaatctgttgcgtccactgcagttcgctaccttattcatactttttgtcaagtgattttttttaagcagggttgcatgaggtacctatacataacgttacgttagtcaatgtatcaaccacagtaacgtaacgttagacggcggtcagcagcaccgcatattttagccacctacaaaaagacaaacatagtcaaataaaggtcagttaaaatgtatactatattaagaatatgtgtacatattgcatagggccctgacatcttaaaagtacaactctgttcattgttatgttcatgtatttgttatgtttttcatgtgtacgcacacatcaacacacatacagtacgagatgagatcaatgagataaggtaagaacagaatagaaactgctgtggaactagttacaatgcaatatgccacggaaatacaatgttaacacttttgtacaaataagtacagttgcacttgtttttgcaaatgtgtttattctgtaaaggaatgagttaaatgtttaaaattgtttacactattaaaatgactggttaatagtgctattatgaattgcaatgtcagtactattttttttcctgcaatttcaaatgcacttgttttaataaataaatacaacgttttaaaagcatacacaatctgtgtaaaaaatattagtctgtggttaaaaggacttgaaaggactcgaaactcaaaatgcaggacttgtgacttgacttgagactttccagtcttgactttggacttgcctgtcttgactcgggacttgactcgagacttgagggcaaagacttgagacttacttgtgacttgcaaagcaatgacttggtcccacctctggcgtGGGATGACTATGTGTATTTGACTTTCATACACTCACACTGGCAGTACCAGCTGCGATGACCCATGTTGTCCACAGGAGACAGTCGCCCTCTATAAAATACTTAACTTGATCGTACTGTTATAAAGATTTAAGTCAATAACAATTAGATTATGATTAtcatcatcatccatccatcaatcttctaccacttgtccctttcagggtcgcgggggttgctggagcctatctcagctgcattcgggcggaaggcggggtacaccctggacaagtcaccacctcatcgcagcatcatcatttaaaataatatttttcctaAGGCATATTCtatgtatttttggcctaaattcaGCCTAAAATGGCTGAATAAACTAAAAAATGCAGTAGTATTGGCCAAAAGATGACACCAAACCAAGCAGAGCATGCTCTTCAATAACGTGGCCACTGATTGAA encodes:
- the LOC133663905 gene encoding NAD-dependent protein deacetylase sirtuin-2-like isoform X1 — translated: MSDASGPPNKKEEEDTTSEPEEQSDDSSEEEAVGNSEMDFLRNLFSRSLGLGSTEKVLDDLTLEGVAQYILSGKCKNIICLAGAGISTSAGIPDFRSPGTGLYANLQKYNLPYPEAIFQLDYFKKHPEPFFALAKELFPGEFRPTVCHYFMKLLKDKGLLKRCYTQNIDTLERVAGLKGGDLIEAHGTFHKSHCVKFTCRKEYDLDWMKEQIFSDDIPKCEKCNSLVKPDIIFFGESLPVRFFTSMKTDFPRCDLLIIMGTSLQVQPFASLVNRVSKTCPRLLINMEKAGQSDPMLGMLGFGGGMDFDSDNAYRDVAHISTCDDGCMALAELLGWKAELEELVKREHARIDAQGVEGKSSQSQGASSSSVAPESK
- the LOC133663905 gene encoding NAD-dependent protein deacetylase sirtuin-2-like isoform X2 translates to MDFLRNLFSRSLGLGSTEKVLDDLTLEGVAQYILSGKCKNIICLAGAGISTSAGIPDFRSPGTGLYANLQKYNLPYPEAIFQLDYFKKHPEPFFALAKELFPGEFRPTVCHYFMKLLKDKGLLKRCYTQNIDTLERVAGLKGGDLIEAHGTFHKSHCVKFTCRKEYDLDWMKEQIFSDDIPKCEKCNSLVKPDIIFFGESLPVRFFTSMKTDFPRCDLLIIMGTSLQVQPFASLVNRVSKTCPRLLINMEKAGQSDPMLGMLGFGGGMDFDSDNAYRDVAHISTCDDGCMALAELLGWKAELEELVKREHARIDAQGVEGKSSQSQGASSSSVAPESK